One genomic window of Leptospira paudalimensis includes the following:
- a CDS encoding ExbD/TolR family protein → MIKLKKKQELEEISAASMSDIAFLLLVFFMVTAVFFVKEGLNISLPRKQSEPQPFLRKNVYEILVTQDRYKMRNPAFGTKEYASLKEFRDDLNQMEIPDLKNKLALIVTTGDTKYAKMLDALSAVQLRGFEKISVRKKK, encoded by the coding sequence ATGATTAAGTTAAAGAAAAAACAAGAACTAGAGGAAATATCGGCAGCATCCATGTCGGATATTGCCTTTCTACTCTTGGTATTTTTTATGGTAACAGCTGTATTCTTTGTAAAGGAAGGATTGAATATATCACTTCCTCGCAAACAATCCGAACCACAGCCATTTTTACGCAAGAATGTATATGAAATTTTGGTCACACAAGACAGATACAAGATGCGTAACCCTGCTTTCGGAACCAAAGAATATGCTAGTTTAAAAGAGTTTCGTGATGACCTGAACCAAATGGAAATCCCTGATCTTAAAAACAAACTAGCACTCATTGTTACAACCGGTGATACCAAATATGCAAAGATGTTGGATGCATTATCAGCAGTTCAACTACGCGGATTTGAAAAAATCTCAGTGAGAAAGAAGAAATAA
- a CDS encoding energy transducer TonB: MSGTVVTHKRSKRERIHRFIDRYRIETGLAISAVIQALIILFWFTPHLETDSLDDLVEEVAFIDNVQIQEPTTDSKPTDGDFDLTDKEKEEKKEDPRIAGASDPIVSGATSPVDLSPNVRPEYTSDAKALGVTGTMTLEVIISNTGEVLRVRSVGKQLGGGLEEEAIKVYRRKRFSPSILEGKPITVKVLVPIRFTLN, encoded by the coding sequence GTGAGCGGAACTGTTGTTACACATAAAAGATCCAAACGAGAAAGAATCCATAGATTCATTGATCGTTATCGTATTGAAACGGGTCTTGCCATTTCCGCCGTTATACAGGCGTTAATCATTCTTTTTTGGTTCACTCCTCATTTGGAAACAGATAGTTTGGATGATCTTGTGGAAGAAGTTGCTTTCATTGACAACGTTCAAATCCAAGAACCGACAACCGATTCCAAACCAACTGATGGTGACTTTGATCTAACTGACAAAGAAAAAGAAGAAAAAAAAGAAGACCCACGTATCGCAGGAGCATCTGATCCAATTGTATCTGGTGCTACTTCACCTGTTGACCTTTCCCCAAATGTTCGTCCAGAATATACATCCGATGCGAAAGCTTTAGGTGTGACGGGAACCATGACATTAGAAGTGATCATCTCCAATACAGGAGAAGTGCTTCGTGTTAGGTCCGTAGGGAAACAGTTAGGTGGTGGATTGGAAGAAGAAGCGATCAAAGTATATCGCAGAAAACGTTTTTCCCCATCCATATTAGAGGGAAAACCAATTACTGTAAAAGTATTGGTTCCGATCCGATTTACATTGAATTAA
- a CDS encoding DUF2167 domain-containing protein has product MRHLTTILFGLFLFTSTLFAEDDILKKVNDLKYQTGTVTIGDKLATIKLPKGFKFLDAKQSQFVLHEVWGNPLNEGILGMLFKSDQTPISDNFTYALTYSFSEDGYVSDSDANEINYDDLLKSMKEDISEGNEDRKKEGYPTMELVGWANKPFYDSSAKKLHWAKELQFEGDTVNTLNYNIRILGRKGILELNAISDIEKLKLVQSDIPAILASTEFNDGEKYSDYSPGVDKMAAYGIGGLIAGKVLAKAGFFALLVKFWKIIAIGAVAALGFLKKFFTKKADNSSV; this is encoded by the coding sequence ATGAGACATTTGACTACAATTCTATTCGGATTGTTCCTTTTCACTTCCACCCTTTTTGCCGAAGATGATATTCTTAAAAAAGTAAACGATCTCAAGTACCAAACTGGCACCGTAACCATTGGCGACAAATTGGCAACAATCAAATTACCTAAAGGTTTTAAATTCCTAGATGCCAAACAAAGCCAATTTGTTCTACATGAAGTCTGGGGCAATCCTTTGAACGAAGGGATCCTTGGGATGTTGTTTAAGTCAGACCAAACTCCCATCAGCGACAACTTTACGTATGCTCTTACCTATTCTTTTTCTGAAGATGGTTATGTCAGTGATTCTGATGCAAACGAAATCAATTATGATGATCTTTTAAAATCTATGAAAGAAGATATTTCAGAAGGAAATGAAGATCGCAAAAAAGAAGGATACCCAACAATGGAACTTGTGGGTTGGGCCAATAAACCATTTTATGATTCTAGTGCTAAAAAACTCCATTGGGCAAAAGAACTCCAATTTGAAGGAGATACAGTCAATACTCTCAATTATAATATTCGAATTTTAGGCCGAAAAGGAATTTTGGAATTAAATGCAATTTCCGACATTGAAAAACTGAAACTTGTCCAATCCGATATCCCTGCCATACTTGCATCCACTGAGTTTAATGACGGAGAAAAGTATTCTGATTATTCTCCAGGTGTTGATAAAATGGCAGCCTATGGAATTGGTGGTCTGATCGCGGGCAAAGTTTTGGCAAAAGCTGGATTTTTTGCTTTGTTAGTTAAATTTTGGAAGATCATCGCGATTGGTGCTGTAGCTGCTCTTGGTTTCCTCAAGAAATTTTTTACAAAAAAAGCAGATAATAGCTCCGTATAA
- a CDS encoding MotA/TolQ/ExbB proton channel family protein: MNVSCNLAKKNITLSLVIALIAIFAIVGKIEAQANPTTPSTETTQTTEAPQETPAPVAQAPEQTPTQDSEIGLVKLFVTGGWSMWPLLLSSIVGFGVILERMYFFFTAKLVRKGYNQDLQDAIDASGMNGVDEFLKANEGQRITDVLKNGMEVSQNDPEIFASGIEREAGEVMTLLEKGLTVLSAVSTIAPLVGFLGTVSGMINAFDAIANADQVNAKVVAGGIKEALITTAAGLIVAIPAMTFYQYLQGRVAFFTSEVEEAANKIYKEYLKLKAGKKA; the protein is encoded by the coding sequence ATGAACGTTTCATGTAACCTGGCAAAGAAAAATATCACTTTGTCCCTTGTGATCGCACTTATCGCAATTTTTGCAATTGTTGGAAAAATCGAAGCACAAGCGAATCCTACAACACCTAGCACAGAAACTACGCAAACAACGGAAGCACCACAGGAAACTCCTGCTCCAGTCGCTCAAGCACCAGAACAAACTCCTACGCAAGATTCAGAAATCGGACTCGTAAAATTATTTGTAACTGGCGGATGGTCCATGTGGCCACTCCTACTTTCTTCGATCGTAGGTTTCGGAGTGATCCTTGAAAGAATGTATTTTTTCTTCACAGCAAAACTTGTGAGAAAAGGTTACAACCAAGACTTACAAGATGCAATTGATGCTTCTGGTATGAATGGAGTAGATGAATTCTTAAAAGCAAATGAAGGACAACGAATCACTGACGTATTAAAAAATGGTATGGAAGTTTCCCAAAACGATCCTGAAATTTTTGCATCAGGTATCGAAAGAGAAGCCGGTGAAGTGATGACACTTTTAGAAAAAGGACTCACAGTTCTTTCTGCAGTATCAACTATCGCGCCACTTGTTGGATTCCTTGGAACTGTATCAGGTATGATCAATGCATTCGATGCAATTGCAAATGCTGACCAAGTAAACGCAAAAGTAGTTGCTGGTGGTATTAAAGAAGCCCTCATTACAACTGCTGCTGGTCTTATCGTTGCGATCCCTGCAATGACATTCTACCAATACTTACAAGGCCGAGTTGCATTTTTTACTTCTGAAGTAGAAGAAGCTGCGAACAAAATCTACAAAGAATACTTAAAACTCAAAGCTGGAAAAAAAGCGTAA
- a CDS encoding malic enzyme-like NAD(P)-binding protein, protein MKNHALEYHSRFPKGKTKVVPTKPTENSYDLSLAYSPGVAYPCLEIEKQPDLVYEYTNRGNLVGIITNGTAILGLGNIGASAGKPVMEGKAVLFKKFAGIDVFDIEINETDPEKFITIVKALEPTFGGINLEDIRAPECFHIEKTLDASMKIPVFHDDQHGTAIISTAALLNSLVITGKKAENLKVVINGAGAAAISIAEMLTHIGVRHESIFMLDSRGVINHKRTNLHESKLPFVRNTEAETLEDIFPGTDLFIGVSVANVVTEAMVKTMAEKPVMFALANPDPEIPYPDAKRARPDLIMATGRSDYPNQVNNVLGFPFIFRGALDVRAKVVNMEMKLAAAYALCELTKIPVPVEVCEAYNQLEIRFGEDYIIPKPLDERVLYHVAPAVAEAAVKTGVNQVEYPGREAYVKFLESIMAQQKEPISALEI, encoded by the coding sequence ATGAAAAATCACGCGCTTGAGTATCACTCTAGGTTTCCGAAAGGAAAAACCAAAGTAGTTCCGACAAAACCAACGGAGAACAGTTATGACCTGTCACTCGCATACTCACCTGGTGTCGCATACCCTTGCCTTGAAATTGAAAAACAACCTGATCTCGTTTATGAATATACCAACCGTGGAAATTTAGTGGGGATCATCACCAATGGAACTGCCATTTTGGGTCTTGGCAATATTGGAGCTTCCGCTGGGAAACCAGTGATGGAAGGAAAAGCTGTCTTATTTAAAAAATTCGCAGGCATCGATGTGTTTGATATCGAAATCAACGAAACAGATCCTGAAAAATTCATCACCATTGTAAAAGCCCTCGAACCAACGTTTGGTGGGATCAATTTGGAAGACATCCGTGCTCCGGAATGTTTTCACATAGAAAAAACTTTAGATGCGAGTATGAAAATACCTGTGTTCCATGATGACCAACATGGAACGGCAATTATTTCCACTGCGGCACTTCTCAATTCACTTGTGATCACTGGTAAAAAAGCAGAAAACTTAAAAGTTGTTATCAATGGTGCAGGGGCTGCGGCCATATCCATTGCAGAGATGTTAACTCATATTGGAGTGAGACACGAATCTATTTTTATGTTAGATTCTCGTGGTGTTATCAATCACAAACGTACCAATTTACATGAATCAAAACTTCCATTTGTTCGTAACACAGAAGCAGAAACACTAGAAGATATTTTTCCTGGAACCGATCTATTCATTGGAGTTTCTGTTGCTAACGTTGTGACAGAAGCAATGGTAAAAACAATGGCTGAGAAACCTGTGATGTTTGCTCTTGCCAATCCAGACCCTGAAATTCCTTATCCAGATGCAAAACGTGCAAGACCAGACCTCATCATGGCAACGGGTCGCAGTGATTATCCTAACCAAGTGAATAACGTACTCGGGTTTCCTTTTATCTTTCGTGGGGCACTCGATGTCCGTGCAAAAGTGGTAAACATGGAAATGAAACTAGCCGCCGCATATGCTCTCTGTGAACTAACAAAAATCCCTGTTCCTGTTGAAGTTTGTGAAGCTTACAACCAATTGGAAATTCGATTTGGGGAAGATTATATCATTCCAAAGCCTTTAGACGAACGCGTGTTATACCATGTGGCACCTGCTGTTGCAGAAGCCGCAGTCAAAACCGGTGTCAACCAAGTGGAATACCCTGGTCGCGAAGCATACGTGAAGTTTTTGGAATCCATCATGGCCCAACAAAAAGAACCTATCAGTGCTTTAGAAATCTAA
- a CDS encoding phasin-related domain-containing protein — protein sequence MEKQIMDILNAGIGLFQSGKEGLEKAKTQLESTYNELVSKGALDNTEESVKIRQSVDKILTDIKEFSSVAGKNYDETRSKIVENYNKIAEEIKAKMPEGKIESVKAKINEVAESIKKTGAAKA from the coding sequence ATGGAAAAACAAATCATGGACATTCTTAACGCTGGAATCGGTCTTTTTCAATCTGGAAAAGAAGGTTTAGAAAAAGCAAAAACACAATTGGAATCTACTTACAATGAGTTAGTTTCTAAAGGTGCTTTAGACAATACTGAGGAATCAGTAAAAATCCGCCAATCTGTGGACAAAATCCTAACAGACATTAAAGAATTCTCTAGTGTTGCTGGAAAAAACTACGACGAAACTCGTTCTAAAATCGTAGAAAACTACAACAAAATTGCTGAAGAAATCAAAGCAAAAATGCCTGAAGGAAAAATTGAATCTGTAAAAGCAAAAATCAATGAAGTTGCAGAATCGATCAAAAAAACAGGTGCTGCAAAAGCATAA
- a CDS encoding LBF_0142 family lipoprotein produces MFRSNVLILFSLVLFVSCGTADLRPPHLSDDKVDLELKKKGLAVVTKPPIKELTPGDWKQYKQVQFIIKDVWHSNFVRFFTPIKEPELRMRVYLDFEADAMQVEFLGGEKKGLIYGLEKKSTYQIASDTGKVYSDDTEVRIYLESLRLYLTLPWRLKDYPIIQYAGTKEKLNQSYEVVYFTSVQMNANPDTDQYVGYFEKKSGALEWMEFTYRELFGFYQGVLKYGFYEPWNNQQYPRRISILDKFEDGDFVHEIRIEKIEIPVKPMEEVDKVLELPEPGK; encoded by the coding sequence ATGTTTCGTTCTAATGTTCTGATCTTATTTTCTCTCGTATTATTTGTTTCTTGTGGCACAGCAGATTTAAGACCACCTCATTTGTCAGATGACAAAGTTGATTTGGAATTGAAAAAGAAGGGTTTAGCAGTTGTTACGAAACCTCCTATCAAAGAATTAACCCCAGGTGATTGGAAACAATACAAACAAGTTCAATTTATCATCAAGGATGTTTGGCATTCTAACTTTGTTCGTTTTTTTACTCCCATCAAAGAGCCTGAGTTGAGGATGCGAGTGTATCTCGATTTTGAAGCAGATGCTATGCAAGTTGAGTTTCTTGGCGGAGAAAAAAAAGGACTTATTTATGGTTTAGAAAAAAAATCCACCTACCAAATTGCATCTGACACAGGTAAGGTGTACAGTGATGATACAGAAGTCAGAATTTATTTGGAATCATTACGCCTTTATCTCACTTTGCCATGGCGATTAAAAGATTACCCAATCATCCAATATGCAGGCACAAAAGAGAAGTTAAATCAAAGTTACGAAGTAGTATATTTCACATCAGTGCAAATGAACGCCAATCCTGATACGGATCAGTATGTTGGATACTTTGAGAAAAAAAGTGGTGCTTTGGAATGGATGGAATTTACCTACCGAGAATTATTCGGTTTTTACCAAGGTGTGTTAAAATATGGATTTTATGAACCATGGAATAACCAACAATACCCAAGAAGGATTTCCATTTTAGATAAATTTGAAGATGGGGATTTTGTTCATGAAATCCGAATCGAAAAAATCGAAATACCCGTGAAACCTATGGAAGAAGTGGATAAGGTATTAGAATTACCGGAACCTGGGAAGTAA
- a CDS encoding tetratricopeptide repeat protein: MRKIILITTSIFCLNVQLQSEETKPSLDCTKTVRPSFPAKIVRMNHLDSTQKVGDRLEAGQTAGTMSELPEVVSTLFESQYRKAEQLYSEKKFDEVITILEPTVKVEKRNPFLWNLYARALYAAKRKKESFVAYQTLLSINDAEETYNEDGSPNLVIIDVWFLEAYWKISSIYLDQGEYAKSIFYNRKMLDIVTFANKQYNPNNMTYNITALSYLADAYYFLNLKEPNNYYACETLKLDPKNQYVLEFLL, from the coding sequence ATGAGAAAAATTATTTTAATCACCACCTCCATATTTTGTCTAAATGTACAATTACAATCGGAAGAAACAAAACCAAGTTTAGATTGTACAAAGACAGTTCGTCCCAGTTTTCCGGCAAAAATTGTACGCATGAACCATTTAGATTCGACTCAGAAAGTGGGAGATCGTTTGGAAGCAGGTCAAACTGCAGGAACAATGAGCGAACTACCAGAAGTTGTTTCAACATTATTTGAATCCCAATACAGAAAAGCAGAACAACTTTATTCGGAAAAGAAGTTCGATGAAGTGATTACAATATTAGAACCAACCGTAAAAGTCGAAAAACGAAATCCTTTTTTATGGAACTTATATGCAAGGGCATTGTATGCTGCGAAGCGAAAAAAGGAAAGTTTTGTAGCATACCAAACTCTACTTTCCATTAATGATGCAGAAGAAACCTATAATGAAGATGGTTCACCAAATCTTGTGATCATCGATGTATGGTTTTTAGAAGCGTATTGGAAAATAAGTTCGATCTACCTTGACCAAGGTGAATATGCAAAATCCATTTTTTATAATCGAAAAATGTTAGATATAGTCACTTTTGCAAATAAACAATATAATCCCAATAACATGACCTATAATATAACTGCATTAAGTTATTTAGCAGACGCTTATTATTTCCTAAATTTAAAAGAACCTAACAATTACTATGCTTGTGAAACTTTAAAGTTAGATCCTAAGAATCAATATGTGTTAGAGTTTTTATTATGA
- a CDS encoding flagellar motor protein MotB, translating into MRRRSRFISKEEEHVEAHDRWLLTYADMITLLLGLFIILYAVSKVDSKRLNEVAKDIKRGFGLNVSSVGALLDGGSGILEDDTMVPKSEVFRLWERIGFALKTLKEKAKLKLGLAETEELKLTFAGSDLASDDVLKSDPDLKFAFEQLAILSKGMDIDIVVRVHIPYESQIDKSKFQNSWDYHSNRASLLAEKLVNEYGIPKEQVSVQGYAMFQKSKTSDTPEKKANEERIEILIRKKETAENGK; encoded by the coding sequence ATGAGAAGACGATCCCGTTTTATTTCCAAAGAAGAAGAACATGTTGAAGCTCACGATCGTTGGTTATTAACTTATGCTGATATGATTACTCTTCTATTGGGATTGTTCATTATTCTTTATGCAGTGAGTAAAGTAGATTCCAAACGTTTGAACGAAGTAGCAAAAGACATCAAACGAGGATTTGGATTGAATGTAAGTTCCGTAGGTGCACTTCTTGATGGTGGTTCAGGGATTTTAGAAGATGATACGATGGTACCAAAATCGGAAGTATTTCGACTTTGGGAAAGAATTGGTTTTGCACTCAAAACTCTTAAAGAAAAGGCAAAATTAAAGCTGGGTCTTGCTGAAACAGAAGAGTTAAAATTAACTTTTGCTGGTTCCGATCTTGCTTCGGATGATGTATTAAAGTCAGATCCCGATCTCAAATTTGCCTTTGAACAGTTGGCTATTTTATCGAAAGGTATGGATATCGATATTGTTGTCCGTGTTCATATTCCTTACGAATCTCAAATTGATAAATCCAAATTCCAAAACTCTTGGGATTATCATTCCAATCGTGCTTCCTTACTCGCCGAAAAATTGGTAAACGAATACGGAATTCCCAAGGAACAAGTATCTGTACAAGGTTATGCGATGTTTCAAAAATCTAAAACTTCCGACACACCTGAAAAAAAAGCGAATGAAGAACGAATCGAAATTTTAATTCGGAAAAAAGAAACTGCAGAGAATGGAAAATGA
- a CDS encoding MIP/aquaporin family protein, with the protein MELVGEFFGTAVLILLGDGVVAGVLLEKSKAKDGGWITITTAWALAVCFGVLVAKALGSPGAHLNPAVTLSVCIQSGDYSIFLPYCLAQVAGAALGASLVYLHYLPHWKETKDPGKILAVFSTEPAIKHTLSNVISEGFGTFLLILGIHAIFSPTNGGANGIAGTGFVALLVWAIGLSMGGTTGYAINPARDLGPRIIHTILPIPNKGNSGWKYAWLPVVVPLVGAGIAAFVIRWSI; encoded by the coding sequence TTGGAACTGGTTGGCGAATTTTTTGGAACTGCTGTTTTGATCTTATTAGGGGATGGTGTTGTCGCTGGTGTTTTATTAGAAAAATCCAAAGCTAAAGATGGTGGTTGGATTACTATCACGACAGCATGGGCTTTAGCTGTTTGTTTTGGAGTCCTTGTGGCAAAAGCACTCGGAAGTCCCGGAGCCCACTTGAATCCAGCGGTCACACTTTCTGTTTGTATCCAATCAGGCGACTATTCGATCTTTTTGCCATATTGCCTTGCTCAAGTTGCAGGTGCTGCCCTAGGTGCCTCTCTTGTGTATTTGCATTACCTCCCCCATTGGAAAGAAACAAAAGACCCAGGGAAAATCTTGGCAGTCTTTTCGACGGAACCTGCCATCAAACACACTCTTTCCAATGTCATCAGTGAAGGATTTGGAACCTTCCTTCTCATCCTTGGAATCCATGCGATCTTTTCTCCCACAAACGGCGGGGCAAACGGAATTGCTGGCACGGGTTTTGTCGCCCTTCTCGTTTGGGCGATTGGACTTTCCATGGGAGGAACCACTGGGTATGCGATTAACCCTGCTCGTGACTTAGGCCCAAGGATCATTCACACCATTCTTCCCATACCCAATAAAGGAAATTCAGGTTGGAAATATGCATGGCTTCCCGTAGTAGTTCCGTTAGTTGGTGCGGGAATTGCGGCTTTTGTGATTCGGTGGTCAATTTAA
- a CDS encoding PAS domain S-box protein — MIEQYFRAILDNSPENIVLLGKNHEVLAFNQTIQNVLYQYHNVQLKVGDLYYPKFVIEENRDLYLQAFESAIKGIPFTVQNYTSNENVSFWFEYKMQPVYIENNLLGVTLTAKNITAEKEAELKIIDLSEKLKAILDNTAESITLLDLNYKILAINEIGAKTLTKNTNTNTYIGNDFREFIPDKGNLFYQYYQNATRGEKNSIEIPYQNFNGESIIYQTTFNPVYDRNQIQIGVSIFAKDITEKKRLEGSLLESEERFRKITELAPVGIIITDDKLNISYANTYVKKLLGYTMDELMVLSIANIIQNIVIKNNEYIEVDDLDFRINDIIFDQENFVAIRKDKLVNNIILSSNIIINQNKKGYIFIFQDVTGIKSKNATIEDQNKKLRDIAWYQSHVIRSPLTRIMGLIALLEETKLSKEEIDYCYQSILDSAHELDDVIHKIVKKI; from the coding sequence TTGATCGAACAATATTTTAGAGCAATTCTAGATAATAGCCCAGAAAACATAGTTCTACTAGGGAAAAATCATGAAGTTCTTGCTTTTAACCAAACGATACAAAATGTCCTCTACCAATACCATAATGTACAATTGAAAGTTGGAGATTTATACTATCCTAAATTTGTAATTGAAGAAAATCGAGATTTATATCTTCAAGCGTTTGAATCCGCAATCAAAGGGATCCCATTTACTGTCCAAAATTACACTTCAAATGAAAACGTTTCTTTTTGGTTTGAATACAAAATGCAACCAGTATATATTGAAAACAATTTATTAGGAGTTACGCTAACTGCAAAAAATATCACAGCAGAAAAAGAAGCAGAACTTAAAATTATAGATCTTTCAGAAAAACTAAAAGCAATATTAGACAATACTGCTGAATCAATTACATTACTTGATTTAAATTATAAGATATTAGCCATCAATGAAATCGGTGCAAAAACACTAACAAAGAATACAAATACAAACACTTATATTGGAAACGATTTTCGAGAATTTATACCTGATAAAGGAAATTTATTTTATCAATACTATCAAAATGCAACTAGAGGGGAAAAAAACTCGATCGAAATACCTTATCAAAACTTTAACGGAGAAAGCATAATCTACCAAACAACTTTCAATCCAGTTTATGATAGAAACCAAATTCAGATAGGAGTTTCTATTTTCGCTAAAGATATCACTGAAAAGAAAAGATTAGAAGGATCATTATTAGAAAGTGAAGAAAGATTTCGAAAAATTACCGAACTTGCACCCGTTGGAATTATCATAACTGATGATAAATTAAACATTTCTTATGCAAATACGTATGTGAAAAAACTATTAGGTTATACAATGGATGAACTAATGGTTTTGAGTATTGCCAATATAATTCAAAATATCGTAATAAAAAATAATGAATATATCGAAGTTGATGATCTTGATTTTAGAATAAACGATATTATTTTTGATCAAGAAAATTTTGTGGCAATTCGAAAAGACAAACTAGTTAATAACATAATATTAAGTTCAAATATCATTATTAATCAAAATAAAAAAGGTTACATCTTTATCTTTCAAGATGTTACAGGTATCAAAAGCAAGAATGCAACCATTGAAGATCAAAATAAGAAGCTTAGGGATATTGCATGGTACCAATCACATGTGATAAGATCACCATTAACTAGAATTATGGGATTAATTGCATTATTAGAAGAAACCAAGCTCAGTAAGGAAGAGATCGATTATTGTTATCAATCGATCTTAGACAGTGCTCATGAACTTGATGATGTTATCCACAAAATAGTAAAGAAAATTTAA
- a CDS encoding cobalamin-binding protein, with protein MGPERIICLTEEPTEMIYLLGEEKRIVGISVYTERPVRAKEEKTKVSAFISGNIKKILSLEPDLVIGFSDIQGQLAKDLIERGLNVLIFNQRSINEIISNMQIIGNLVGQSDKAKSITDGWKKQIQSWQKENELIPKKPTVFFQEWDEPIITGIQWVSEAITLAGGIDSFSHLKDRKLAKDRIIHATDVRYANPDIYVGSWCGKDMDWDWVKNKPEWQSTGFIQNNRIYEMDPSIILQPGPALFLEGIPKLRDLFSKA; from the coding sequence ATGGGTCCAGAAAGAATCATTTGTTTAACAGAAGAACCAACAGAGATGATTTATCTGTTAGGTGAAGAAAAGAGAATTGTAGGAATCTCAGTTTATACAGAAAGGCCTGTCCGTGCCAAAGAAGAAAAAACAAAAGTTTCTGCTTTTATCAGTGGCAATATTAAAAAAATTCTATCTCTTGAGCCTGACTTAGTCATCGGATTTTCAGACATCCAAGGCCAACTTGCAAAAGATCTCATTGAACGTGGGTTAAATGTTCTAATCTTCAACCAACGTTCTATCAATGAAATTATCTCCAATATGCAAATCATCGGAAACCTTGTAGGACAATCTGACAAAGCCAAATCCATCACGGATGGTTGGAAAAAACAGATCCAATCCTGGCAGAAGGAAAACGAATTGATACCTAAAAAACCCACCGTGTTTTTCCAGGAATGGGACGAACCCATCATCACGGGAATCCAATGGGTAAGTGAAGCCATCACACTTGCTGGTGGGATTGATAGTTTCTCCCACTTAAAAGATCGCAAATTGGCGAAAGACCGCATCATCCATGCAACTGATGTAAGATACGCAAACCCAGACATTTATGTTGGCTCATGGTGTGGGAAAGATATGGACTGGGATTGGGTGAAAAACAAACCCGAATGGCAATCAACAGGTTTTATCCAAAACAACCGAATTTATGAGATGGACCCAAGCATTATATTACAACCAGGACCTGCATTGTTTTTAGAAGGCATTCCAAAACTCAGAGACCTATTTTCAAAAGCTTAA
- a CDS encoding ExbD/TolR family protein, translated as MLRRKRVAPSVPVSSMADIAFLLLVFFMVTSVLDSDPDLPINLPDVPGGEQLNKKIANLYLTADEKRTVYFNSVKMELNEAMSEIRAKIATTPDLKVLIHADQDLTYEELDNVFETLREIGALKVSLVTKTTQGGGLKGK; from the coding sequence ATGTTACGAAGAAAGAGAGTCGCACCTTCAGTTCCAGTAAGTTCGATGGCAGACATTGCCTTCTTACTTCTCGTGTTCTTTATGGTAACCTCCGTATTGGATTCCGATCCTGACCTTCCCATCAATTTACCAGATGTTCCTGGCGGAGAGCAGTTAAACAAAAAGATCGCAAATCTTTACCTAACTGCAGATGAAAAAAGAACTGTTTATTTCAATTCAGTGAAGATGGAATTAAACGAAGCGATGAGTGAAATCAGAGCAAAAATTGCCACTACTCCTGATCTGAAAGTTTTGATCCATGCTGACCAAGACTTAACCTATGAAGAATTAGATAACGTTTTTGAAACACTCCGAGAGATTGGTGCCCTAAAGGTTTCTCTTGTTACCAAGACCACCCAAGGTGGCGGATTAAAAGGTAAGTAA
- a CDS encoding LA_2478/LA_2722/LA_4182 family protein, with amino-acid sequence MNPILLVTKHRVNLKQVASLCFLLLLLFVTCKKEKGINHIEWQNESLGLTSELCKKFRECADTEWKSIPENLKKFTEGRLEESNCQKRFRESNAYKLIGNDPKLIQSSYIECHKLVMAMTCSELQTGKMDSINACVTFQQIQNR; translated from the coding sequence ATGAATCCAATCCTTCTTGTCACAAAACACCGAGTCAATTTGAAACAAGTTGCAAGTTTATGTTTTTTATTATTGTTACTCTTTGTAACTTGCAAAAAAGAAAAAGGTATCAATCACATCGAATGGCAAAATGAATCCTTGGGTTTGACATCTGAATTATGTAAAAAATTTCGTGAATGTGCCGACACGGAATGGAAATCAATTCCTGAAAATTTAAAAAAATTTACCGAAGGTCGATTGGAAGAATCGAATTGCCAAAAACGATTCCGCGAGAGTAATGCATACAAATTGATAGGTAACGATCCTAAGTTAATCCAATCGTCTTACATAGAATGCCACAAGTTGGTAATGGCCATGACTTGTTCGGAGTTACAAACTGGAAAAATGGATTCCATCAATGCTTGTGTTACGTTCCAACAAATTCAAAATCGATAA